From the Chitinolyticbacter meiyuanensis genome, one window contains:
- a CDS encoding cytochrome b has translation MSKLEQSAQKVLGWVDDRFPLTSTWKAHVSEYYAPKNFNFWYFFGSLAMLVLVIQIVTGIFLTMNYKPDGNLIPGTNVSTAFMSVEYIMRDVAGGWIIRYMHSTGASMFFVVVYLHMFRGLIYGSYQKPRELIWVFGTLIFLCLMAEAFLGYLLPWGQMSFWGAQVIVNLFASLPVIGPDLSTFIRGDFVVSDATLNRFFALHVIAVPLVLLALVVAHLVALHEVGSNNPDGVEIKKNKDPQTGIPLDGIPFHPYYTVKDILGVAVFLVVFSLVVFFLPEMGGYFLEKPNFDPADPLKTPAHIAPVWYFTPFYAILRAIPSFLGTQVWGVLGMGGAVVLIAFLPWLDRSPVKSIRYRSAVFKWALVLFVAAFIGLGILGALPSTNTRTIVAQILSVIYFAFFIGMPWYSKLGTPKPVPERVTDTNLGRQVRFVALFALTIVLATVFAMVI, from the coding sequence ATGAGCAAACTAGAACAATCCGCTCAAAAAGTGCTGGGCTGGGTAGACGACCGCTTCCCGTTGACGTCGACCTGGAAGGCGCACGTTTCCGAGTACTACGCACCGAAGAACTTCAACTTCTGGTACTTCTTCGGCTCGCTCGCCATGCTGGTGCTGGTGATCCAGATCGTCACCGGCATCTTCCTGACGATGAACTACAAGCCGGACGGCAACCTGATCCCAGGCACCAATGTTTCGACCGCCTTCATGTCGGTCGAGTACATCATGCGCGATGTGGCGGGTGGCTGGATCATCCGCTACATGCACTCCACCGGTGCGTCGATGTTCTTCGTCGTGGTCTACCTGCACATGTTCCGTGGCCTGATCTACGGCTCGTACCAGAAGCCGCGTGAACTGATCTGGGTATTCGGCACGCTGATCTTCCTGTGCCTGATGGCCGAAGCTTTCCTCGGCTACCTGCTGCCGTGGGGCCAGATGTCGTTCTGGGGCGCGCAGGTGATCGTGAACCTGTTCGCTTCGCTGCCGGTGATCGGTCCGGATCTGTCGACCTTCATCCGTGGTGACTTCGTGGTGTCGGATGCCACCCTGAACCGCTTCTTCGCGCTGCACGTGATCGCTGTGCCGCTGGTGCTGCTGGCGCTGGTGGTGGCCCACCTGGTTGCGTTGCACGAAGTGGGTTCGAACAATCCGGACGGTGTCGAGATCAAGAAGAACAAGGATCCGCAGACCGGCATCCCGCTCGATGGCATCCCGTTCCACCCGTACTACACGGTCAAGGATATCCTGGGCGTGGCGGTGTTCCTGGTGGTGTTCTCGCTGGTGGTGTTCTTCTTGCCGGAAATGGGCGGTTACTTCCTCGAGAAGCCGAACTTCGACCCGGCCGACCCACTGAAGACCCCGGCGCACATTGCACCGGTGTGGTACTTCACCCCGTTCTACGCCATCCTGCGTGCGATCCCATCCTTCCTGGGTACCCAGGTTTGGGGCGTGCTCGGCATGGGCGGCGCAGTGGTGCTGATCGCCTTCCTGCCGTGGCTGGATCGCAGCCCGGTGAAGTCGATCCGCTATCGCAGCGCGGTGTTCAAATGGGCGCTAGTGCTGTTCGTCGCTGCCTTCATCGGCCTCGGCATCCTGGGCGCGCTGCCGTCGACCAACACTCGGACCATCGTGGCGCAGATCCTGTCGGTGATCTACTTCGCCTTCTTCATTGGCATGC
- the petA gene encoding ubiquinol-cytochrome c reductase iron-sulfur subunit, with product MSEQQVDNSKRRFLLVAASGAGAVAVAGIATPFVASFLPSERAKAAGAPVEVDISKLEPGEKINVEWRGKPVWVVKRTPDMLAGLPKNDPKLVDPKSEASDQPTYCKNEGRSRKPDIWVAVGVCTHLGCSPTYRPDLAPADLGPEWLGGFYCPCHGSKFDLAGRVFSGVPAPKNLDIPPYKFFGSGDSMLLVGEDQ from the coding sequence ATGAGTGAGCAGCAGGTTGATAACAGCAAGCGGCGCTTCCTGCTCGTCGCGGCCAGCGGCGCAGGCGCCGTGGCCGTGGCCGGCATCGCGACCCCTTTCGTAGCAAGTTTCCTCCCGTCCGAGCGGGCCAAGGCGGCCGGTGCACCGGTCGAAGTCGATATCAGCAAGCTGGAGCCGGGCGAGAAGATCAACGTCGAATGGCGTGGCAAACCGGTGTGGGTGGTCAAGCGCACGCCGGACATGCTGGCCGGCCTGCCCAAGAACGATCCCAAGCTCGTCGACCCCAAATCCGAAGCCAGCGACCAGCCTACCTATTGCAAGAACGAAGGCCGTTCGCGCAAGCCCGACATCTGGGTGGCGGTGGGCGTCTGTACCCACTTGGGCTGTTCGCCGACCTATCGGCCGGACCTCGCGCCGGCCGATCTGGGCCCCGAGTGGCTGGGCGGCTTCTATTGCCCCTGTCATGGCTCGAAGTTCGACCTGGCCGGTCGGGTGTTCTCCGGCGTTCCTGCGCCGAAGAACCTCGATATCCCGCCGTACAAATTCTTCGGCAGCGGCGATTCGATGCTGCTCGTCGGCGAAGACCAGTAA
- a CDS encoding Nif3-like dinuclear metal center hexameric protein, whose amino-acid sequence MAVPRTQLVDYIGQLLQPERWRDYCPNGLQVEGADQVGCIATAVTASLEAIDAAIEIGADTLLVHHGYFWKGEAAPIVGTKKARIARLLAHDVNLLAYHLPLDAHPTLGNNAELGRLLGFAATGRCGEQDMVWLGEAIGAPSLAQLGGRIEGALARAPLLIGDPDRPIRRVAWCTGGAQSYFHELALHGGIDCFITGEASEFVTHLARESGIAFVAAGHHATERYGVRALGDHLASQLALQVVHLECENPV is encoded by the coding sequence ATGGCCGTACCGAGAACGCAACTTGTCGATTATATCGGACAACTGCTGCAACCAGAGCGCTGGCGCGATTACTGCCCAAATGGCTTGCAGGTCGAGGGGGCCGATCAGGTCGGCTGCATCGCCACCGCCGTGACAGCGAGCCTGGAAGCGATCGACGCTGCGATCGAGATCGGTGCCGACACCCTGCTGGTCCACCATGGCTACTTCTGGAAAGGCGAGGCCGCCCCCATCGTCGGCACCAAGAAGGCACGTATCGCTCGTCTGCTCGCTCACGACGTTAATCTGCTCGCCTATCACCTACCACTCGATGCCCACCCCACGCTGGGCAACAATGCCGAGCTTGGCCGACTACTTGGCTTTGCTGCAACGGGGCGTTGCGGCGAGCAGGACATGGTCTGGCTGGGCGAGGCCATCGGTGCGCCCTCGCTGGCGCAGCTGGGCGGGCGCATCGAGGGGGCGCTCGCGCGCGCGCCGTTGCTGATCGGCGATCCCGATCGGCCGATCCGGCGCGTGGCCTGGTGCACCGGCGGCGCGCAGAGTTATTTCCACGAACTCGCGTTGCACGGCGGCATCGATTGTTTCATCACTGGCGAAGCATCCGAGTTCGTCACCCATCTTGCCCGTGAATCGGGCATCGCCTTCGTCGCAGCCGGTCACCATGCCACCGAACGCTACGGCGTGCGGGCGTTGGGTGATCACCTGGCGTCGCAGCTGGCATTGCAAGTCGTTCACCTGGAGTGTGAAAACCCCGTATGA
- a CDS encoding Do family serine endopeptidase → MKKLWLIFAQTTTVGLAVWFLITLLQPQWLPQARPAQQLVTVEEAGKHASSPASAAASYRGAAQRAMPAVVNIYTAKEVRQRHPLLDDPVFRRFFGDGLEGDDTQRASSLGSGVIVSADGYIVTNNHVVESADEIQVALADGRTAQARVVGTDPETDLAVIRIELPKLPTIAFADDNQVQIGDVVLAIGNPFGVGQTVTMGIVSATKRTQLGINTFENFIQTDAAINPGNSGGALIDTEGNLLGINTAIYSRTGGSLGIGFAIPASSVRQVMEAIIKDGSVVRGWLGVEPQDVTTELANSFKLKEARGALVAGVVRGSPADLAGVRPGDIVLDIAGKPVTNTEALLNLIAALKPEQQIELQLYRNGKPLSLPVKIGKRPAFQPKQ, encoded by the coding sequence ATGAAAAAACTCTGGCTGATTTTCGCACAAACCACCACCGTCGGCCTTGCGGTCTGGTTCCTGATCACCCTGCTGCAGCCACAATGGCTGCCTCAAGCCCGGCCGGCACAACAACTGGTCACGGTCGAAGAGGCCGGCAAGCACGCCAGCAGCCCGGCCAGCGCCGCTGCTTCCTATCGCGGTGCCGCGCAGCGCGCGATGCCGGCCGTGGTCAACATCTACACCGCCAAGGAAGTCCGTCAGCGCCATCCGCTGCTGGATGATCCGGTATTCCGCCGCTTTTTCGGTGATGGCCTGGAAGGCGACGACACGCAACGTGCCTCCAGCCTCGGCTCGGGCGTCATCGTGTCCGCCGATGGCTACATCGTCACCAACAACCACGTGGTTGAATCCGCTGATGAGATCCAGGTGGCACTTGCCGATGGCCGCACCGCCCAGGCGCGCGTGGTCGGCACCGACCCCGAGACCGATCTCGCGGTGATCCGCATCGAGCTGCCCAAGCTGCCCACCATTGCCTTCGCCGACGACAATCAAGTACAGATCGGTGACGTGGTGCTTGCCATCGGCAACCCATTCGGCGTCGGTCAGACCGTGACCATGGGCATCGTCTCGGCCACCAAACGCACCCAGCTTGGCATCAACACCTTCGAGAACTTCATTCAGACCGACGCTGCGATCAACCCTGGCAACTCCGGTGGCGCACTGATCGATACCGAGGGCAATCTGCTCGGCATCAATACCGCCATCTATTCGCGCACTGGCGGCTCGCTCGGCATCGGCTTCGCCATCCCGGCAAGCTCAGTGCGCCAGGTGATGGAAGCGATCATCAAGGATGGCAGCGTGGTGCGCGGTTGGCTCGGCGTCGAGCCGCAGGACGTGACCACCGAACTCGCCAACTCCTTCAAACTGAAGGAAGCGCGGGGCGCACTGGTCGCCGGCGTAGTGCGCGGCAGCCCGGCCGATCTCGCCGGCGTGCGCCCGGGCGATATCGTGCTCGACATCGCGGGCAAGCCGGTCACCAACACCGAGGCGCTGCTCAATCTGATCGCCGCACTCAAGCCCGAGCAACAGATCGAGCTGCAGCTATACCGCAATGGCAAACCACTGTCGCTGCCGGTGAAGATCGGCAAACGCCCGGCGTTCCAGCCCAAGCAGTAA
- a CDS encoding monovalent cation:proton antiporter family protein, with product MPVHLSSLLLLLAAAVLTVVLCRSVKLPAMLGYLLVGMLIGPHALGLIASSDEATHLAEFGVVFLMFTLGLEFSLAKLNAMRRLVFGLGAAQVVATAMLAGGAAVLGGYDWKIGLALGGALAMSSTAMVSKLLSERNELNAPHGQNAIGILLFQDLAVVPLLIMLPVLGKPGEELLLALGLAAIKIVCVLVLLLNVGQRLMRPWFNLVAKQHSSELFMLNMLLVTLGIAWLTELAGLSLALGAFLAGMLIAETEYRYQVEDDIRPFRDLLLGLFFVTVGMNLNFGTLASQWWLVLLMLAFLLPGKILLIAGIARGLGHAPGASWRTGFALGQGGEFAFVLLALAMSAGLMPPELAQVTVASVVLSMLATPFVLQHSDKLVLRLAASEWMSMAANLHQIAVRTMQSQGHVVICGYGRSGQSLARLLAHEEIPFFALDLDPEKVREAAAAGESVVFGDAAKREVLMAAGLMRARALIVTYADTHSALRILELVQQLRPELPVIVRTYDDSDIDRLRAAGAVEVVAEIMEGSLMLASHTLMMLGVPLNRVLKRIRAVREDRYQMFRGFFRGTVEDLEEGERPMPRLHTVLLVAGASAIGRALGTLDLVGLHVEVKSLRRKSQAAVTPDAELVLSEGDVLVLLGEPENLAAAEMLLLQGH from the coding sequence ATGCCTGTTCACCTGTCTTCCCTGCTGTTGTTGCTTGCTGCGGCAGTGCTCACCGTGGTGTTGTGCCGCAGCGTCAAACTGCCCGCCATGCTGGGCTACCTGCTCGTTGGCATGCTGATCGGCCCCCATGCGCTGGGTCTGATCGCGTCCAGTGACGAAGCCACCCATCTCGCCGAGTTCGGCGTGGTGTTCCTGATGTTTACGCTGGGCCTGGAATTCAGCCTGGCCAAGCTCAATGCAATGCGCCGGCTGGTGTTTGGGTTGGGGGCGGCGCAGGTGGTGGCGACTGCAATGCTGGCAGGCGGGGCTGCCGTGCTCGGTGGCTACGACTGGAAGATCGGCCTGGCGCTCGGCGGCGCGCTGGCCATGTCGTCGACCGCGATGGTGTCGAAGCTGCTGTCCGAGCGCAACGAGCTCAATGCGCCGCACGGGCAGAACGCCATCGGTATCCTGCTGTTCCAGGATCTGGCGGTGGTGCCGCTGCTGATCATGCTGCCGGTGCTCGGCAAGCCGGGCGAGGAGCTGCTGCTGGCGCTGGGGCTGGCGGCGATCAAGATCGTCTGCGTGCTGGTGTTGCTGCTCAACGTCGGGCAGCGGCTGATGCGGCCCTGGTTCAACCTCGTGGCTAAGCAGCATTCGAGCGAGCTGTTCATGCTCAATATGTTGCTGGTGACGCTGGGCATTGCCTGGCTGACCGAGCTCGCCGGGTTGTCGCTGGCCTTGGGGGCGTTCCTCGCCGGCATGCTGATCGCGGAAACCGAGTATCGCTACCAGGTGGAGGACGATATCCGGCCGTTCCGCGACCTGTTGCTGGGCCTGTTCTTTGTCACCGTCGGCATGAACCTCAACTTCGGCACGCTGGCAAGCCAATGGTGGCTGGTGCTGCTGATGCTGGCCTTCCTGCTGCCGGGCAAGATCCTGCTGATCGCGGGCATTGCCCGGGGGCTGGGCCATGCGCCGGGTGCAAGCTGGCGCACCGGCTTCGCGCTGGGGCAGGGAGGCGAGTTCGCCTTCGTGCTGCTGGCGCTGGCGATGAGCGCCGGCCTGATGCCGCCGGAACTGGCGCAGGTGACTGTCGCCAGCGTGGTGCTCTCGATGCTGGCTACGCCGTTCGTGCTGCAGCATTCGGACAAGCTGGTGCTGCGACTGGCCGCATCCGAATGGATGAGCATGGCGGCCAATCTGCACCAGATCGCCGTGCGTACCATGCAAAGCCAGGGGCATGTGGTGATCTGCGGCTATGGCCGCAGTGGCCAGAGCCTGGCCCGGCTGCTGGCGCATGAGGAGATCCCGTTCTTCGCGCTCGACCTCGATCCGGAAAAGGTGCGCGAAGCGGCTGCTGCAGGAGAGTCGGTGGTGTTCGGCGATGCGGCCAAGCGGGAAGTGCTGATGGCCGCCGGCCTGATGCGTGCCCGTGCACTGATTGTCACCTATGCCGATACCCATTCGGCATTGCGCATTCTGGAGCTGGTGCAGCAACTGCGGCCCGAGCTGCCAGTGATCGTGCGCACCTACGACGACAGCGATATTGATCGGCTACGCGCTGCCGGCGCGGTCGAGGTGGTGGCCGAGATCATGGAAGGCAGCCTGATGCTGGCCTCGCATACGCTGATGATGCTGGGTGTGCCGCTCAATCGCGTGCTCAAGCGCATCCGCGCGGTGCGGGAAGACCGCTACCAGATGTTCCGCGGCTTCTTCCGCGGCACGGTGGAAGACCTGGAGGAGGGCGAGCGACCGATGCCGCGGCTGCACACGGTATTGTTGGTGGCGGGTGCCAGCGCCATCGGCCGGGCGCTTGGTACGCTCGATCTGGTCGGCCTGCATGTCGAGGTGAAGAGCCTGCGTCGCAAGAGCCAGGCGGCAGTTACGCCCGATGCCGAGCTCGTGCTGTCGGAGGGGGACGTGCTGGTGCTGTTGGGCGAACCGGAGAACCTGGCCGCTGCCGAGATGCTGCTGCTGCAGGGGCATTGA
- a CDS encoding KpsF/GutQ family sugar-phosphate isomerase, giving the protein MQPLSDPPASPAQQRARRVLEIEARTLARLAERVDAAFDTAVALVMAARGRIVVTGMGKSGHIARKIAATLASTGTPALFVHPGEAAHGDLGMITGDDVVLALSYSGESDEIIALLPSLKRLGTPIIAVTGNPASTLAREADVGLDGSVEQEACPHNLAPTASTTAALAVGDALAVAVLEERGFKAEDFALSHPGGTLGRRLLIRVRDLMHTGEAVPVVDSGVSLRDALLEISRKGLGMTAVVDADGQLSGIFTDGDLRRALDRGIDVHATAVADVMTRNPVTIGADQLASEAVAIMEKRRCNGLLVTEKSRVAGAINMHDLLRARVL; this is encoded by the coding sequence ATGCAACCGCTATCCGATCCGCCGGCAAGCCCGGCCCAGCAGCGTGCCCGCCGGGTTCTCGAGATCGAGGCCCGCACACTGGCTCGGCTGGCCGAGCGCGTCGACGCCGCCTTCGATACAGCAGTGGCACTGGTAATGGCCGCACGCGGCCGCATCGTTGTCACGGGCATGGGCAAGTCCGGCCATATCGCGCGCAAGATCGCCGCGACGCTGGCCTCGACCGGCACGCCGGCATTGTTCGTCCACCCGGGTGAAGCAGCGCATGGCGATCTGGGCATGATCACCGGCGACGACGTGGTGCTGGCGCTGTCCTACTCCGGCGAGAGCGACGAGATCATCGCGCTGCTGCCCAGCCTGAAGCGACTGGGTACCCCCATCATCGCCGTCACCGGCAACCCGGCCTCGACATTGGCGCGCGAGGCCGACGTGGGGCTCGACGGCAGCGTCGAGCAGGAAGCCTGCCCGCACAATCTCGCCCCCACCGCCAGCACCACTGCCGCGCTGGCCGTTGGCGACGCACTCGCAGTTGCCGTACTCGAGGAACGCGGCTTCAAGGCCGAGGATTTCGCGCTGTCGCATCCGGGTGGCACGTTGGGGCGGCGGCTGCTGATCCGCGTGCGTGACCTGATGCACACCGGCGAGGCGGTGCCCGTCGTAGACTCGGGGGTCTCGCTGCGCGATGCCCTGCTGGAAATCAGCCGCAAGGGCCTCGGCATGACTGCGGTGGTCGATGCCGACGGCCAGCTTTCCGGCATCTTCACCGACGGCGACCTGCGCCGCGCGTTGGATCGCGGTATCGATGTGCACGCCACGGCGGTGGCCGACGTGATGACCCGCAACCCAGTCACCATCGGCGCAGACCAGTTGGCGAGCGAAGCGGTCGCCATCATGGAAAAACGCCGCTGCAACGGCTTGCTGGTAACCGAAAAAAGCCGTGTCGCCGGCGCGATCAACATGCATGACCTGCTGCGCGCCCGCGTGCTCTGA
- a CDS encoding KdsC family phosphatase, with the protein MIEQARALRMMIFDVDGIMTDGSLYYTDAGEELKAFNSLDGHGLRMLASTGVKLAIITGRQSRLVEHRARNLQIDYLYQGAHDKLATFQELLAAASLTAEQCGYMGDDVIDLPVMRRVAFSVTVPEAPAFVREHAHHVTQAGGGRGAVREVCELVMRAQGTLDGVLAQYLR; encoded by the coding sequence ATGATTGAACAAGCCCGCGCCCTGCGCATGATGATCTTCGATGTCGATGGCATCATGACCGATGGCAGCCTCTACTACACCGATGCCGGCGAGGAGCTGAAGGCCTTCAACTCGCTGGACGGCCACGGTTTGCGCATGCTTGCCAGCACCGGCGTCAAGCTCGCCATCATCACCGGCCGCCAGTCCCGCCTGGTCGAGCACCGCGCCCGCAACCTGCAGATCGATTATCTCTACCAGGGCGCGCACGACAAGCTGGCCACTTTCCAGGAATTGCTGGCTGCGGCCAGCCTCACTGCCGAACAATGCGGCTATATGGGCGACGACGTGATCGATCTGCCGGTGATGCGCCGCGTCGCCTTCTCCGTCACAGTGCCCGAGGCCCCCGCCTTCGTACGGGAGCACGCCCACCATGTCACCCAGGCCGGCGGCGGGCGCGGCGCCGTGCGTGAAGTCTGCGAGCTGGTGATGCGCGCGCAGGGCACGCTCGACGGCGTGCTGGCCCAATACCTGCGCTGA
- the lptC gene encoding LPS export ABC transporter periplasmic protein LptC, translating into MPMQHTGKLLPLILLGVLGLLVWVLNEAARMPELPKPQRKGEPDLVIEHIDAVRFGEDGQPLIKVTAVRTRHYPEDNSTWFDTARLDYTAPDAPAMHAVTSTAQGLQDSKRFWFPEAVTVVRDADAEHPQLVINGREIWMTTDTRRASSEAPVTAVSGPYNAAAVGFDADMIAGTLILKSKVSTVYEPPRR; encoded by the coding sequence ATGCCGATGCAGCATACGGGCAAACTGCTTCCGCTGATCCTGCTGGGTGTCCTCGGCCTGCTGGTCTGGGTGCTGAACGAGGCCGCACGCATGCCGGAGCTACCCAAGCCGCAACGCAAGGGCGAGCCTGATCTCGTGATCGAGCACATCGACGCGGTGCGCTTCGGCGAAGACGGCCAACCGCTGATCAAGGTCACTGCGGTGCGCACCCGTCACTACCCGGAAGACAACAGCACTTGGTTCGATACCGCCCGCCTCGACTACACCGCGCCCGATGCGCCTGCCATGCACGCGGTGACCAGCACTGCGCAAGGCCTGCAGGACAGCAAGCGCTTCTGGTTCCCCGAAGCCGTCACCGTGGTGCGCGACGCTGACGCCGAGCATCCGCAATTGGTCATCAACGGCCGCGAGATCTGGATGACCACCGATACCCGGCGCGCCAGCTCCGAAGCCCCGGTCACCGCCGTGAGCGGCCCCTACAACGCCGCGGCAGTCGGCTTTGACGCCGACATGATCGCCGGTACCCTGATCCTGAAATCCAAAGTGAGCACCGTCTATGAACCGCCGCGCCGCTAA
- the lptA gene encoding lipopolysaccharide transport periplasmic protein LptA has product MNRRAANWLLACACIATLTAHAETADREKPMKIEADRANFDQKQMLGVYTGNVVVTQGTMVMKSAVLNVRQDEAGNQYITGNGKPVTFRQRLDSGEWVDAQSLSFDYDGKTGLLKLIDKAWVRRDTGDEVIGQVITYNMNTEVYEAQGGKDGGSSGRVNITIQPKKKAEQ; this is encoded by the coding sequence ATGAACCGCCGCGCCGCTAACTGGCTGCTGGCTTGCGCCTGCATCGCCACGCTGACCGCCCACGCCGAGACAGCCGACCGCGAAAAACCGATGAAGATCGAGGCGGACCGCGCCAACTTCGACCAGAAGCAGATGCTCGGCGTCTACACCGGCAACGTGGTGGTCACCCAGGGCACCATGGTGATGAAATCAGCCGTGCTCAACGTACGCCAGGATGAGGCGGGCAACCAGTACATCACCGGCAACGGTAAGCCCGTCACCTTCCGCCAGCGCCTCGACAGCGGCGAATGGGTCGACGCACAATCGCTGAGCTTCGATTACGACGGCAAGACAGGCCTACTCAAGCTGATCGACAAGGCTTGGGTGCGGCGCGATACCGGCGACGAGGTGATCGGCCAGGTGATCACCTACAACATGAACACCGAGGTCTACGAGGCACAGGGCGGCAAGGACGGTGGCAGCAGCGGTCGCGTCAACATCACTATCCAGCCCAAGAAAAAGGCCGAGCAATGA
- the lptB gene encoding LPS export ABC transporter ATP-binding protein yields the protein MSTSQLTATGLMKRYKKRTVVSDVSLEVAAGEVVGLLGPNGAGKTTSFYMIVGLVAKDGGDIRLDERDIGHLPMHERARMGLGYLPQEASIFRKMTVAQNILAVLELHEKDESTRLARLDELLHELHISHLKESNAMALSGGERRRAEIARALAANPRFILLDEPFAGVDPIAVMDIQRIIAFLKSRGIGVLITDHNVRETLGICDRAYIISEGRVMASGHPSDIVENEDVRKVYLGEHFRM from the coding sequence ATGAGCACCAGCCAACTGACGGCTACCGGCCTGATGAAGCGCTACAAGAAGCGCACGGTGGTCAGCGACGTCTCGCTCGAGGTCGCCGCCGGCGAGGTGGTCGGCCTGCTCGGCCCCAATGGCGCCGGCAAAACCACCAGCTTCTACATGATCGTCGGCCTCGTCGCCAAGGACGGCGGCGACATCCGCCTTGATGAGCGCGACATCGGCCACCTGCCGATGCACGAGCGCGCCCGGATGGGGCTTGGCTATCTGCCGCAGGAAGCCTCGATCTTCCGCAAGATGACGGTGGCACAGAACATCCTCGCAGTACTGGAACTGCACGAAAAGGACGAAAGCACGCGCCTTGCGCGGCTGGACGAGCTGCTGCATGAGCTGCATATCTCGCACCTGAAGGAGAGCAACGCGATGGCGCTGTCCGGTGGCGAGCGCCGCCGTGCCGAGATCGCCCGCGCGCTGGCGGCCAATCCGCGCTTCATCCTGCTCGACGAGCCATTCGCTGGCGTCGACCCGATCGCGGTGATGGATATCCAGCGCATCATCGCCTTCCTCAAGTCGCGCGGCATCGGCGTGCTGATCACCGATCACAACGTGCGTGAAACGCTGGGCATCTGCGATCGCGCCTACATCATTTCCGAAGGCCGGGTGATGGCCTCGGGGCACCCGTCCGACATCGTCGAGAACGAGGACGTGCGCAAGGTCTATCTCGGCGAACACTTCCGCATGTAG
- a CDS encoding RNA polymerase factor sigma-54 translates to MKQSLQLKLSQQLNLTPQLQQSIKLLQLSTLDFRQEIERYLIENPLLEPGEDRGEGSEAGEGEVGDHPLESSNDFGDDDWSWGSGGGGSGDDDEDFDPASNTARELTLREHLLEQAGLLPLTALDRAVLALLIDALDDDGFLTQSLDEIFAQLPEELVAETGLELDDLAVALARLKQLEPVGVGAKDMGEALALQLKTLPVSEPNQLALALVERHLDLLAARDYTRIKKALKCDDAQLKAANELIVGLNPRPAARWAQLTPRYVIPDVIVYKARGRWRVRLNEAARPKFRVNQMYANILQRSEGGVMARELQEARWLVKSVQQRFDTILRVSEAIVARQHAFFEHGEVAMRPMVLRDIAEELDLHESTISRVTSQKYMHSPRGLFEFKYFFGSHVETEAGGECSATAIKALLKQLIQNEDKTKPLSDSALAEALSQQGIVVARRTVAKYREAMQIAPVNQRKSL, encoded by the coding sequence ATGAAGCAATCGCTCCAACTGAAGCTATCGCAGCAGCTCAATCTCACCCCCCAGCTGCAGCAGTCGATCAAGCTGCTGCAACTCTCCACCCTCGATTTCCGCCAGGAGATCGAGCGCTACCTGATCGAGAACCCGCTGCTCGAACCCGGCGAGGATCGCGGCGAAGGCAGCGAGGCCGGCGAGGGCGAGGTTGGCGACCATCCGCTCGAGAGCAGCAACGACTTCGGCGACGACGACTGGAGCTGGGGTAGCGGCGGAGGCGGCAGCGGGGACGACGACGAGGATTTCGATCCGGCCAGCAACACCGCCCGCGAGCTCACGCTGCGCGAACACCTGTTGGAACAGGCCGGGCTGCTGCCGCTGACCGCGCTCGACCGGGCCGTGCTGGCGCTGCTGATCGACGCGCTCGACGACGATGGCTTCCTCACCCAGAGCCTCGACGAGATCTTTGCGCAACTGCCTGAGGAACTCGTCGCCGAAACCGGGCTCGAACTGGATGACCTCGCAGTGGCGCTGGCCCGGCTCAAGCAGCTTGAGCCAGTCGGTGTCGGCGCGAAAGATATGGGTGAGGCGCTGGCATTGCAACTGAAGACACTACCCGTTTCTGAGCCAAATCAACTTGCCCTCGCACTCGTTGAGCGGCATCTCGATTTATTGGCGGCCCGTGACTACACTAGGATCAAGAAGGCGCTGAAATGCGACGACGCGCAGCTCAAGGCCGCCAATGAGCTGATCGTGGGATTGAATCCCCGACCAGCCGCACGGTGGGCGCAGTTGACCCCGCGTTACGTGATTCCGGATGTCATCGTCTACAAGGCGCGCGGCCGCTGGCGGGTGCGACTGAACGAAGCGGCAAGGCCGAAGTTCAGGGTGAACCAGATGTACGCCAACATCCTGCAGCGCAGCGAGGGCGGGGTGATGGCGCGGGAATTGCAAGAGGCGCGCTGGCTGGTGAAAAGTGTGCAACAACGTTTCGACACCATCCTGCGGGTATCCGAGGCCATCGTCGCCCGGCAGCATGCCTTCTTCGAACACGGCGAAGTCGCCATGCGGCCGATGGTGCTGCGCGATATCGCTGAAGAGCTCGACCTGCACGAATCCACGATTTCGCGCGTCACGAGCCAGAAATACATGCACAGTCCAAGGGGGCTCTTCGAGTTCAAATACTTCTTCGGCAGCCACGTCGAAACCGAGGCCGGTGGTGAATGCTCGGCGACGGCGATCAAGGCCCTGCTCAAACAGCTGATCCAGAACGAGGACAAGACCAAACCACTCTCAGACAGTGCGCTTGCCGAGGCGCTGTCGCAGCAAGGGATCGTGGTTGCGCGGCGAACCGTTGCGAAGTACCGGGAAGCGATGCAGATCGCCCCCGTCAATCAGCGCAAAAGCCTGTAG